One window of Alteromonas sp. LMIT006 genomic DNA carries:
- a CDS encoding amidohydrolase gives MKTKAFTKTLIASLFIAPALSFASTTDDIVAQKAAAIEDKVIAWRHHLHANPELSNREFKTAAYVEKHLRSLGLEVQTGVAITGVVAVLDSGKPGPTVALRADMDALPVKEINDLPYKSTQTAEFEGNVVPVMHACGHDTHVAMLMGAAEILTGMKDELHGKVKFIFQPAEEGAPRGERGGAEVMVEEGVLNNPDVDAIFGLHISANTDIGKVRYRHGGIMAAVDPFKIVVKGKQAHGAYPWKSVDPVTTSAQIIMGLQTIVSRELRLLDDAAVVSIGSIHGGNRSNIIPMEVEMVGTIRTLNEKARQHMYEAVPRKAKAIAESMRAEVEVTLPLDYSYPITYNDHDLVDQMVPTLVRTAGEDNVIYSEAVTGAEDFSYFQKEVPGLYMWIGGKPLDVSVEDSPAHHTPEFYVDDEGMKLGVKLLTNLTLDYMQKNMENTQ, from the coding sequence ATGAAAACAAAAGCTTTTACTAAAACACTTATTGCCTCACTGTTCATCGCGCCAGCCCTCTCGTTCGCTTCCACGACGGATGATATAGTGGCTCAAAAAGCCGCCGCCATCGAAGACAAAGTCATCGCTTGGCGTCATCATTTACACGCGAACCCAGAACTGTCTAATCGAGAATTCAAAACCGCTGCCTATGTCGAAAAGCACCTGCGTTCATTAGGGCTTGAAGTACAAACCGGCGTTGCCATTACCGGTGTGGTCGCGGTATTGGATTCGGGCAAACCTGGCCCCACAGTGGCACTGCGCGCGGATATGGACGCCTTGCCGGTCAAAGAAATCAACGATTTGCCTTACAAATCCACCCAAACGGCGGAGTTTGAAGGTAATGTTGTGCCGGTGATGCATGCGTGTGGGCACGACACGCACGTTGCTATGTTAATGGGGGCAGCCGAAATTCTAACCGGCATGAAGGATGAACTGCACGGCAAAGTGAAGTTCATCTTCCAGCCTGCCGAAGAAGGTGCGCCTCGTGGTGAGCGAGGTGGCGCAGAAGTCATGGTCGAAGAAGGTGTTCTTAACAACCCAGACGTGGATGCGATATTTGGACTGCACATCAGTGCCAATACCGATATTGGCAAAGTCAGGTATCGTCATGGTGGGATCATGGCGGCAGTCGATCCGTTCAAAATCGTCGTTAAAGGCAAGCAAGCTCATGGTGCATATCCTTGGAAAAGCGTCGATCCGGTGACCACCTCAGCACAAATCATCATGGGCCTGCAAACCATTGTCAGTCGCGAACTGCGCTTACTCGATGATGCCGCAGTCGTCTCAATCGGCTCCATTCACGGTGGCAATCGCTCCAACATCATTCCCATGGAAGTCGAGATGGTGGGCACTATTCGTACCCTGAACGAAAAAGCACGTCAGCACATGTATGAAGCCGTTCCCCGCAAAGCCAAGGCCATTGCTGAGAGTATGCGCGCAGAAGTCGAAGTCACTTTGCCATTAGATTATTCTTATCCGATTACTTACAACGATCACGATTTGGTCGATCAGATGGTGCCGACCCTAGTGCGCACTGCTGGCGAGGATAATGTGATTTATTCCGAAGCGGTAACGGGCGCGGAGGACTTTTCGTATTTTCAAAAAGAAGTCCCAGGGTTATACATGTGGATAGGCGGTAAACCGCTGGATGTGTCGGTCGAGGATTCGCCTGCGCATCATACGCCGGAGTTTTATGTGGAC
- a CDS encoding CmpA/NrtA family ABC transporter substrate-binding protein: MSLNHTRVGKLASNLLTSVAIVTAALSYSAHAELGYPEKEELTFGFIKLTDMAPIAVAYENGYFEDEGLYVTIEAQANWKVLLDGVIDGRLDGAHMLAGQPIAATIGYGTKAEIITPFSMDLNGNAITVSNDIWEEMKPNIPKMDDGRPVHPIKADALKPVVQKYIDNGKPFNMGMVFPVSTHNYELRYWLAAGGIHPGYYAPHKGDTSGKIDAQALLSVTPPPQMPATLEAGTIYGYCVGEPWNQQAVFKGIGVPVVTDYEIWKDNPEKVFGITKAFSEKYPNTTIRLTRALIRAAIWLDENNNANRKEAVKILAKSEYVGADYEVIANSMTGTFEYEKGDKRDVPDFNVFFRYNATYPYYSDAIWYLTQMRRWGQISEGKSDDWYLDVAKKVYRPDIYMKAVESLIAEDIVPAAMFTSLDGVTGFRAPQTHFIDNIVYDGTKPNEYIDKFAIGLKSQQQL; encoded by the coding sequence ATGTCCCTCAACCATACTCGAGTTGGCAAGCTTGCCAGCAACCTTTTGACCAGTGTTGCAATCGTCACCGCTGCCTTGTCGTACAGCGCACATGCTGAATTAGGCTACCCTGAAAAAGAAGAGCTGACCTTTGGTTTTATTAAACTCACCGATATGGCGCCGATCGCGGTCGCTTATGAAAATGGTTATTTTGAGGACGAAGGTTTGTACGTCACCATCGAAGCGCAAGCCAACTGGAAAGTGCTTTTAGATGGGGTCATTGATGGGCGTTTGGATGGTGCTCACATGCTTGCCGGCCAGCCCATCGCCGCCACGATTGGATATGGCACCAAAGCAGAGATCATTACACCGTTCTCAATGGACCTAAACGGCAATGCCATAACAGTTTCAAATGATATTTGGGAAGAAATGAAACCCAATATTCCAAAGATGGACGACGGACGCCCCGTTCACCCAATCAAAGCAGATGCGCTCAAACCCGTTGTGCAAAAATACATAGACAACGGCAAGCCTTTTAACATGGGCATGGTCTTTCCAGTATCGACACACAACTATGAATTGCGTTATTGGTTAGCAGCGGGGGGAATTCACCCAGGTTATTACGCGCCGCACAAAGGCGACACATCAGGCAAAATTGACGCCCAAGCTTTATTATCTGTAACCCCCCCACCGCAAATGCCAGCCACCTTAGAAGCGGGTACTATATACGGTTACTGTGTGGGTGAGCCGTGGAACCAACAAGCCGTATTTAAAGGGATTGGTGTACCCGTCGTCACTGATTATGAGATCTGGAAGGACAACCCAGAAAAAGTCTTCGGCATCACCAAAGCCTTCTCTGAAAAATACCCCAACACCACGATTCGCTTAACTCGTGCTTTGATCCGCGCCGCCATTTGGTTAGATGAGAACAACAACGCCAACCGCAAAGAAGCCGTCAAAATTCTCGCCAAATCAGAATATGTGGGCGCTGACTATGAAGTGATCGCAAACTCAATGACGGGGACGTTTGAATACGAAAAAGGCGACAAACGCGATGTCCCTGATTTTAATGTGTTCTTCCGTTACAACGCGACCTATCCATACTATTCCGATGCGATTTGGTATCTCACACAAATGCGTCGCTGGGGCCAAATCAGTGAAGGCAAATCGGACGATTGGTACCTAGATGTTGCCAAGAAAGTCTATCGTCCTGACATTTACATGAAAGCAGTTGAATCATTAATTGCAGAAGACATAGTGCCAGCCGCGATGTTTACTAGCCTTGATGGTGTGACAGGCTTTAGAGCACCGCAAACCCACTTTATTGACAACATCGTCTATGACGGCACTAAGCCCAACGAATACATCGACAAATTCGCCATTGGCTTAAAGTCACAACAACAACTGTAA
- a CDS encoding ABC transporter permease encodes MPNIISDFTTSRYDVGFQAKLPPVLQTFIKSVSLPILGLAVFILLWSFGASKIDTSLGKFPGPQAVAEQVVNLIDEHQASRAKEAAFYERQEQRNADRIAKDPNYVPKTRAFTGKETFIDQIGTSLVTVMSGFVLAAVIAIPLGIAIGLSKSLNTAINPIIQIFKPVSPLAWLPLVTMVVSALYVSTDPMFAKSYIVSLITVTLCCLWPMVMNTSVGVASLNSDWTNVSRVLRLPTLTHIRKIVLPASVPAIFTGMRLSLGIAWMVLIAAEMLAQNPGLGKFVWDEFQNGSSSSLSRIMTAVIVIGIIGFMLDRSMLLLQRWLSWDKSTQIR; translated from the coding sequence ATGCCAAATATTATTTCTGATTTTACGACCTCACGTTACGACGTGGGCTTTCAGGCAAAATTGCCACCAGTGTTACAAACATTCATCAAATCTGTCAGCTTGCCCATTTTGGGGCTTGCGGTGTTTATTTTGCTCTGGTCATTTGGTGCCAGCAAAATTGACACATCGCTAGGTAAATTCCCTGGCCCACAAGCGGTAGCCGAACAAGTTGTGAATCTCATTGATGAGCATCAAGCTTCTCGCGCTAAGGAAGCCGCTTTTTATGAACGTCAAGAACAACGCAATGCCGACCGCATAGCCAAAGATCCCAACTATGTTCCCAAAACACGCGCCTTCACCGGAAAAGAAACTTTCATCGACCAAATTGGCACAAGCTTAGTGACAGTGATGAGCGGGTTTGTGCTCGCCGCCGTCATCGCCATTCCTCTTGGTATAGCCATTGGCCTGAGTAAGTCTCTGAACACGGCCATCAACCCGATTATTCAGATTTTTAAGCCAGTGTCCCCTTTGGCCTGGTTGCCACTGGTGACCATGGTGGTCAGTGCCTTGTATGTCAGTACTGACCCTATGTTTGCCAAATCTTACATCGTCTCTTTGATCACTGTGACCTTGTGTTGTTTGTGGCCAATGGTCATGAATACCTCGGTGGGCGTCGCGTCACTGAATTCGGACTGGACCAACGTGTCTCGTGTCTTGCGCTTACCCACCTTGACTCACATTCGCAAAATCGTACTGCCCGCCTCAGTACCAGCGATTTTTACTGGGATGCGTTTATCGCTAGGGATCGCATGGATGGTGCTTATCGCCGCTGAAATGCTCGCGCAAAACCCTGGCTTAGGCAAATTTGTGTGGGATGAATTCCAAAACGGTAGCTCCTCTTCACTGAGCCGCATTATGACCGCCGTCATTGTGATTGGCATCATCGGCTTTATGCTCGACCGTTCAATGCTCCTGTTACAACGCTGGTTGTCGTGGGACAAATCAACTCAAATTCGCTAG
- the nirD gene encoding nitrite reductase small subunit NirD: MLANSPQNDLWETVCTLDDITPFTGVCALVGKEQVAIFRTSEDQLYAVQNYCPHGKASVLSRGLVGTIGEQIVVASPLYKQQYNLVTGECLDDPEISLKTFSVRLENGAVQVR, encoded by the coding sequence ATGTTAGCCAATTCACCACAAAACGACCTTTGGGAAACTGTATGCACGCTAGATGACATCACGCCATTTACTGGCGTGTGTGCGCTTGTCGGTAAGGAACAAGTTGCCATTTTTCGCACGAGCGAAGATCAATTATACGCGGTACAAAACTACTGCCCACACGGTAAAGCAAGCGTTTTATCGCGAGGTTTAGTCGGCACCATTGGCGAGCAAATCGTCGTAGCCAGCCCCTTGTACAAACAGCAATACAACTTAGTCACTGGAGAGTGTTTAGACGATCCAGAGATCAGCCTCAAAACCTTTTCGGTTCGCCTAGAGAATGGGGCCGTGCAGGTTAGGTGA
- a CDS encoding ATP-binding cassette domain-containing protein: MAIVLVKPPTFDGQAMMIRARLAITSNEGISLEWDLEPGIMGVFGTTGAGKSTLLKAIAGLSKGQLIHLSVGHKSHSPADIVHNPCVYLSQQITMLPHLTVLENLTTVMRHTQWPNNLSLEQIISLIGIAHLKHRTYDQLSGGELQLFALARTLASGKPILLLDEPFTALDHPQRQRLLCTLHELQHTHRRRIVMVSHQLSDIVQFCATVLFLDRHRILAYGPTHKHLAKIQTHMQLPRSNSLLLTKDEERREITLQHSSTGLYVSSTIAIQTGRAELAADKITLSNQDLSACFPNRLSTTVSQIQQEDHCAYVTLTHQTSYFVASITTKQLAALELNVQSDIDAYFGPL, encoded by the coding sequence ATGGCTATTGTATTGGTTAAACCCCCAACATTCGATGGTCAAGCTATGATGATACGAGCTCGATTAGCCATAACCAGCAACGAAGGGATCAGTCTTGAGTGGGATTTGGAACCTGGGATCATGGGGGTGTTCGGTACGACAGGTGCAGGTAAATCGACCTTACTCAAAGCCATTGCAGGACTCAGCAAAGGCCAATTAATTCATTTAAGCGTCGGACACAAAAGCCATTCCCCAGCCGACATAGTACATAACCCTTGTGTGTATTTATCACAACAGATCACCATGTTGCCGCATTTAACCGTGCTAGAAAACTTAACCACTGTGATGCGTCACACACAATGGCCAAATAACCTGAGCCTAGAACAGATTATTTCCCTGATAGGCATTGCACATCTTAAACATCGAACCTATGACCAACTCTCTGGCGGTGAATTACAGCTATTTGCTTTAGCTCGCACACTGGCTAGCGGTAAGCCTATCTTGCTGTTGGATGAGCCCTTTACCGCGTTAGACCATCCTCAACGCCAACGCTTGTTGTGCACATTACATGAATTGCAACACACCCATCGTCGGCGCATTGTCATGGTCAGCCATCAGCTCAGTGATATTGTGCAGTTCTGCGCCACGGTGTTGTTTTTAGATCGTCATCGCATATTGGCTTATGGGCCAACGCATAAACACTTGGCAAAAATTCAAACTCACATGCAATTGCCCCGCAGCAACAGCTTGTTGTTAACAAAAGACGAGGAACGAAGAGAAATCACTCTGCAACATTCAAGCACTGGCCTTTATGTCAGCTCGACAATTGCCATACAAACTGGTCGAGCAGAACTTGCTGCTGACAAAATCACCTTGAGCAACCAAGATTTATCAGCTTGCTTTCCCAACCGCCTAAGTACGACTGTGAGCCAAATACAACAAGAAGACCATTGTGCCTATGTCACTTTAACCCATCAGACTAGCTATTTTGTCGCATCGATCACGACAAAACAGTTAGCAGCGTTAGAGCTGAATGTGCAAAGTGACATTGATGCCTATTTTGGCCCCCTTTAA
- a CDS encoding type II toxin-antitoxin system RelE/ParE family toxin: MKTFKFINNQSKKEFLALPSKTRKRFANDLNAICQNKLPFSKFKHLKESVGVGAVELIENGRPAYRTIYVAKFSDAVFILHSFTKTTNGVDKQALDTAKKRYKLMKKLTP, translated from the coding sequence ATGAAAACATTCAAATTTATCAATAACCAATCCAAGAAAGAATTCTTAGCATTACCGTCCAAAACTAGAAAACGTTTCGCCAATGATCTCAATGCGATTTGCCAAAACAAACTACCATTTAGCAAGTTCAAACACCTCAAAGAAAGTGTTGGAGTGGGAGCGGTAGAGTTGATTGAAAACGGCAGGCCTGCTTATAGAACGATTTATGTGGCAAAATTTTCAGATGCCGTTTTCATTCTTCACTCCTTTACCAAGACAACCAATGGCGTCGACAAACAGGCTTTAGATACTGCAAAAAAAAGGTACAAGCTCATGAAAAAGTTAACACCTTAA
- a CDS encoding helix-turn-helix domain-containing protein encodes MILEFSNIFDSITDDKAEASELQTRSDLMIAIRDIIKANGWTQVQAAKHLGLTQPRVSDLVNGRIEKFSIDKLMNCLYQVGFRFKPVYQNNTLTMTVEKVSL; translated from the coding sequence ATGATCCTCGAATTTTCAAACATTTTTGATTCAATCACTGACGACAAAGCTGAAGCATCAGAACTACAAACTCGTTCTGACTTAATGATTGCAATCCGGGACATCATCAAAGCAAATGGATGGACCCAAGTCCAGGCGGCGAAACACCTTGGTTTGACACAGCCCAGAGTGAGCGATCTAGTCAATGGCCGTATTGAAAAATTCAGCATCGACAAGTTGATGAACTGCCTATATCAAGTTGGGTTCCGATTTAAACCGGTGTATCAAAACAACACTCTCACCATGACTGTGGAAAAAGTCTCGCTTTAA
- the modB gene encoding molybdate ABC transporter permease subunit, whose product MVTPHSALLVSLTLAVCTVVILLIICLPAAWWLAQYRGKAKSLLQTLITLPLVLPPTVLGFYLLVLLAPNSYLGQFWQTLTGSTLAFSFSGILLGSLIYSLPFVMQPLIQALQQTGLAYYQVMQSLGVPRWRCILFHVLPVCKASIITAATLGFAHTMGEFGLILLIGGNIPGETRVLSVELYNQIMVLDYASAHQSALLLLVTSALSLWLLYWLNPQHSMVKL is encoded by the coding sequence ATGGTAACCCCGCATTCTGCCTTACTTGTGAGCCTCACGCTTGCTGTTTGCACGGTGGTGATTTTGTTGATCATCTGCCTACCCGCTGCGTGGTGGCTTGCACAATATCGGGGCAAAGCCAAATCTCTATTGCAAACATTGATTACATTACCTTTGGTCTTGCCACCAACGGTATTGGGATTTTATCTATTGGTATTATTAGCACCCAACAGTTATTTGGGTCAATTTTGGCAAACTCTGACTGGCTCAACTTTGGCGTTTAGTTTCAGTGGGATATTATTAGGCTCGCTCATTTACTCTTTGCCCTTTGTCATGCAACCCTTAATTCAAGCATTACAACAAACGGGGTTGGCTTATTATCAGGTAATGCAAAGTCTAGGGGTGCCTCGTTGGCGTTGCATCTTATTCCACGTACTGCCTGTCTGCAAAGCCAGCATTATCACCGCTGCTACTTTAGGTTTTGCTCACACCATGGGCGAGTTTGGCCTCATTTTATTAATTGGGGGCAATATCCCCGGTGAAACGCGTGTGTTATCCGTTGAGCTATATAACCAAATTATGGTGCTAGATTATGCCAGTGCGCATCAAAGTGCCCTATTACTGCTGGTGACCAGCGCCTTGAGCTTATGGCTATTGTATTGGTTAAACCCCCAACATTCGATGGTCAAGCTATGA
- a CDS encoding ABC transporter ATP-binding protein produces MEPLLNISKIDMVFPTPKGNFTALKDVDLQIQKGEFISLIGHSGCGKSTVLNVVAGLYNATKGGVILSGREVLEPGPDRAVVFQNHSLLPWLTAYQNVELAVDQVFANSKTPAEKKDWIEHNLKLVHMDHAMHKRPDEISGGMKQRVGIARALAMQPEVLLMDEPFGALDALTRAHMQDSLMEIQEELNNTVIMITHDVDEAVLLSDRIVMMTNGPAATIGEILHVDLPRPRERLALAEDPQYNHYRSEVLTFLYEKQRKVEPIASKIKSTDAKKADVA; encoded by the coding sequence ATGGAACCATTATTAAACATCAGCAAAATCGACATGGTATTTCCCACACCTAAAGGCAATTTTACCGCGCTAAAAGACGTTGACTTACAAATCCAAAAAGGCGAGTTCATCTCGTTAATTGGTCACTCAGGGTGCGGTAAATCCACTGTGCTCAATGTGGTGGCAGGTCTCTATAACGCGACCAAGGGTGGCGTCATTTTGAGTGGTCGGGAAGTGCTTGAGCCCGGCCCCGACCGAGCTGTGGTGTTTCAAAACCACTCTTTGTTGCCATGGCTGACCGCTTATCAGAATGTCGAACTTGCCGTGGACCAAGTGTTTGCTAACAGCAAAACCCCAGCTGAGAAAAAAGACTGGATCGAACACAATCTTAAGCTAGTGCACATGGATCATGCGATGCACAAACGTCCCGATGAGATCTCAGGCGGGATGAAACAACGTGTGGGTATTGCCCGTGCTTTGGCCATGCAACCCGAAGTGTTACTCATGGACGAACCGTTTGGCGCACTCGATGCGTTAACCCGGGCGCACATGCAAGACTCGTTAATGGAAATTCAAGAAGAACTGAACAATACCGTGATCATGATCACACACGACGTGGATGAGGCCGTGTTACTTTCAGATCGCATCGTGATGATGACGAATGGTCCAGCGGCGACTATAGGTGAAATTCTCCATGTGGATTTACCCAGACCGCGTGAGCGATTAGCGCTGGCAGAAGATCCACAATACAACCACTATCGCTCTGAGGTATTAACCTTTTTGTATGAAAAACAGCGTAAAGTGGAGCCTATTGCTTCGAAAATAAAGTCAACGGACGCGAAAAAGGCTGATGTGGCATAA
- the nirB gene encoding nitrite reductase large subunit NirB — protein sequence MSASLSKEQPSSQQTTQKTTQKIIVVGNGMVGHKFIETLVNSPEAAHFSVTTFSEEPRLAYDRVQLSSYFAGKTVEDLMMTSEAYYDEHGVKYLINDKVEYIDRVAKIITTVNGITESYDKLILATGSFPFVPPIPGKDQAHCLVYRTIEDLEAITASAEQSEVGVVVGGGLLGLECANALHNLKLTSHVVEFAPQLMAVQVDEGGGALLREKIEALGVSVHTGKNTTEIVAGDSRRYRMNFADGTHLETDMIVFSAGIRPQDELARQFDLELGERGGIVINDHCQTSDPDIYAIGECALWQNRIFGLVAPGYSMAKAAVSHLTGGDILFQGADMSTKLKLMGVDVGSIGDTHARTEGALTYTYFNQPEGVYKRLVVSPDNTKLLGAVLIGDTDNYGTLLPMMLEGMDLPEQPETLILPAIEGVDSALGVAALPDSAQICSCHDVSKGDIAAAVADGATDVASLKSCTKAGTGCGGCVTMMGQVLNSELEKMGVEVNDHLCEHFAYSRQELFDIIRTKKIRTFAELIEQYGSGMGCMTCKPAVGSMLATYWNEYVLADDHIHLQDTNDIFLANMQKDGTYSVVPRIAAGEITPDGLITLGEIGKKYDLYTKITGGQRIDFFGAQLHELPMIWQELTDAGFETGHAYGKSLRTVKSCVGSTWCRYGMLDSVSMAVLLEMRYKGLRSPHKLKMAVSGCTRECAEAQGKDIGVIATDKGWNLYVCGNGGMKPRHADLFASDLDDTTLLQYIDRILMFYCRTADRLQRTSTWMDNMEGGLAYLKSVIIDDKLAIGAELEADMARVIDTYECEWKKTLQSPERLKRFAHFINSDATDDSLAYEPDRGQNKARIATKPVAELIPITVAK from the coding sequence ATGTCTGCATCACTTAGTAAAGAACAACCTAGTTCACAACAAACTACACAAAAAACTACACAAAAAATCATCGTCGTCGGCAACGGTATGGTCGGCCATAAGTTTATTGAGACATTAGTGAACAGCCCTGAAGCCGCTCATTTCTCGGTGACGACGTTTTCTGAAGAGCCACGTCTCGCTTACGACCGAGTTCAATTATCGAGTTACTTTGCCGGTAAGACCGTCGAGGATTTGATGATGACCTCTGAGGCTTATTACGACGAGCACGGGGTAAAATATTTAATCAATGACAAGGTCGAGTACATCGACCGCGTAGCCAAAATCATCACCACAGTCAACGGGATCACTGAATCCTACGACAAACTCATCCTAGCGACAGGATCTTTCCCTTTTGTCCCGCCGATTCCGGGCAAAGACCAAGCACATTGTTTGGTGTATCGCACCATTGAAGATCTCGAGGCCATCACCGCATCCGCTGAACAAAGTGAAGTCGGAGTAGTTGTGGGCGGTGGTTTACTGGGGCTTGAGTGTGCCAATGCCTTGCATAATCTCAAACTCACCTCGCATGTCGTGGAGTTCGCGCCTCAATTAATGGCCGTGCAGGTGGACGAAGGGGGCGGTGCCCTGTTACGAGAAAAAATCGAAGCTTTAGGGGTGAGTGTTCACACCGGTAAAAACACCACTGAAATCGTCGCCGGTGACTCTCGTCGCTATCGCATGAACTTTGCCGATGGCACGCATTTAGAAACGGATATGATTGTATTTTCAGCCGGCATTCGTCCGCAAGATGAGTTAGCCCGTCAGTTCGATCTTGAGCTCGGCGAGCGTGGTGGCATTGTCATCAATGACCATTGCCAAACCTCCGATCCCGATATCTATGCGATTGGCGAATGCGCGTTGTGGCAGAATCGGATCTTCGGTCTCGTCGCCCCTGGCTACAGCATGGCCAAAGCCGCCGTGTCTCACTTAACGGGTGGGGACATCCTATTCCAAGGCGCGGACATGAGTACTAAGCTCAAACTCATGGGCGTGGATGTGGGCAGTATCGGCGATACCCATGCGCGCACGGAAGGCGCGTTAACCTATACCTATTTTAATCAACCAGAAGGGGTGTACAAACGCCTTGTAGTATCCCCAGATAACACCAAGTTACTCGGTGCAGTACTGATTGGTGATACCGACAATTACGGGACGTTATTACCGATGATGTTAGAAGGCATGGACTTGCCTGAACAACCAGAAACGCTGATTTTACCTGCCATAGAAGGCGTAGACAGTGCACTAGGTGTGGCAGCATTACCCGATTCCGCGCAAATTTGTTCATGCCACGACGTCTCCAAAGGCGATATCGCCGCAGCCGTTGCCGATGGCGCGACCGATGTTGCCAGTTTGAAATCTTGCACCAAAGCAGGCACAGGTTGTGGCGGTTGTGTCACCATGATGGGACAGGTGCTTAACAGTGAATTAGAAAAAATGGGCGTCGAAGTCAACGACCATCTTTGTGAGCACTTTGCATACTCGCGCCAAGAGTTGTTCGATATTATTCGCACCAAAAAAATCCGCACTTTTGCCGAACTCATCGAGCAATATGGTTCAGGCATGGGTTGTATGACTTGTAAACCGGCCGTTGGCTCGATGCTGGCAACCTATTGGAACGAGTATGTCCTAGCGGATGACCATATTCATCTGCAGGACACCAACGATATTTTTTTGGCGAATATGCAAAAAGACGGCACCTACTCAGTGGTGCCTAGAATCGCCGCAGGTGAAATTACCCCCGACGGTTTGATCACGCTCGGTGAAATTGGCAAAAAATACGACCTCTACACCAAAATCACCGGCGGTCAGCGGATTGATTTTTTTGGCGCGCAATTGCACGAACTTCCCATGATTTGGCAAGAACTTACCGATGCAGGGTTTGAAACCGGTCATGCCTATGGCAAATCTCTGCGCACCGTCAAATCATGTGTCGGCAGCACTTGGTGTCGGTACGGTATGCTGGATTCGGTTTCCATGGCCGTCTTATTAGAAATGCGCTACAAAGGCTTGCGCTCACCACACAAACTCAAAATGGCGGTCTCAGGGTGCACCCGCGAGTGCGCCGAAGCACAAGGCAAGGACATTGGTGTGATCGCCACGGATAAAGGTTGGAACTTATATGTCTGTGGTAACGGTGGGATGAAACCCCGTCACGCTGATTTATTTGCGTCCGATCTCGATGACACGACCTTGTTGCAATACATTGATCGCATCTTGATGTTTTATTGCCGTACCGCGGACCGCCTACAGCGTACTTCAACTTGGATGGACAATATGGAAGGTGGCTTAGCGTATCTCAAGAGTGTCATCATCGATGATAAATTGGCTATTGGTGCTGAGTTAGAGGCGGACATGGCGCGTGTCATTGACACCTACGAATGCGAATGGAAAAAAACTTTGCAATCACCTGAGCGTTTAAAGCGTTTTGCCCATTTTATTAACTCGGATGCGACCGATGATAGCTTAGCCTATGAACCAGACCGCGGTCAGAATAAAGCGCGCATTGCAACCAAACCCGTTGCAGAGCTGATTCCAATTACCGTTGCCAAATAA
- the modA gene encoding molybdate ABC transporter substrate-binding protein — protein sequence MAVASNFQQAAHIIGEEFTRQHGIDVDLIPGASGVLYAQIQQGAPYDVFLSADMAYPQALSDRQLASTPQIYAVGQLVLWTPKRPPVVNHQQTKTLVIADPQLAPYGRAGQAIITAQDHSNIRIVHAHNINHAFKLIEGGHADGGYIALSQLRFAQAQGNTTSTTEYFSVIAAEHHPSLEQGATIVANSKQPKLAQKFLTFLLAPEQQAYLYRMGYAQQ from the coding sequence GTGGCGGTCGCAAGCAATTTTCAACAAGCTGCACATATCATCGGTGAAGAATTTACCCGTCAACACGGGATTGACGTTGACCTGATACCAGGTGCAAGCGGTGTGTTGTATGCTCAGATCCAACAAGGCGCGCCCTATGACGTGTTTTTGTCCGCGGATATGGCCTATCCTCAGGCATTGAGTGATAGACAGCTTGCTTCAACCCCTCAGATCTACGCCGTTGGGCAACTGGTGTTGTGGACACCAAAGCGTCCACCCGTTGTAAATCATCAACAAACCAAAACCTTGGTGATTGCCGATCCTCAACTCGCTCCTTATGGGCGCGCGGGGCAAGCCATTATTACTGCTCAAGATCATTCCAATATCCGCATTGTCCACGCACACAATATCAACCATGCGTTTAAGTTAATTGAAGGCGGGCATGCTGATGGTGGCTATATCGCTTTAAGTCAGCTGCGTTTCGCCCAAGCCCAAGGTAATACAACCAGCACCACCGAGTATTTCAGCGTGATCGCAGCAGAGCATCACCCCTCTCTTGAACAAGGTGCGACCATTGTCGCAAACAGCAAACAGCCAAAACTGGCACAAAAATTTCTTACTTTTCTACTCGCGCCTGAACAACAGGCATATTTGTATCGCATGGGATACGCACAACAGTAG